Proteins from a genomic interval of Stigmatopora nigra isolate UIUO_SnigA chromosome 19, RoL_Snig_1.1, whole genome shotgun sequence:
- the ltbp3 gene encoding latent-transforming growth factor beta-binding protein 3 isoform X3 — protein MPSLICRLLLLWISVHRVARCTERSSTRERFKVVIAPVICKRICQQGQCHDRCEQGNNTTLIAENGQGADTLIGQGFRVVVCPLTCMNGGVCNSRKHCQCPPGFTGRLCQFPPRLTQRVEAARGNKQPVYPISLKPNGQKLLEQASLGRTQLTQSHSVFSIPFAQPGYHSSEVQINVRVHHASDTSVVIQPLDQAESKPPQKIGPRLPPTRHKPKGRCFQETTPKQACNSTPLPVLTNQEDCCGSVGNSWGQNKCYQCPKLPNASVKQTIVEDYGSTCPQGYKRFNNTHCQDINECSMQGICENGDCLNTLGSFKCSCKAGFVLERNRCVTELSHCFLMASDDRGCEHALPTQLAKDRCCCTVGKAWGRNCERCPREGTVAFSEICPAGKGYIIREFTETFPLAFPLIPIPHKPEVEETTTAVPQAPTSQHSPRVPVAKPTPPTIIRMTPDNDPLETQTKVSHDNECESEPCGQGRGFCINTEGGYKCHCRQGYKHMVQHGRLKCVDINECSKRDICGSGGQCANLPGSYKCECHSGYKSRSHRHPVCEDVNECFSPDNCPNEQCVNTIGSFECVPCLPGHESRSGTCYDINECEKPGICPNGRCENLLGTYRCLCNEGFIPSIDSKGCTDIDECEDVRLCAYGRCINTEGSFQCQCYSGYQRTQEGSHCEDINECDRPSNCQRGRCINSMGSYTCECQKGYTLVGGRRCQDIDECATDWSLCQPYGSCENRPGSYVCVCHHGYILSEDKHSCEAPQMLADEKKECYLNLDDTVFCDSVLATNVTKQECCCSIGVGWGDHCEIYPCPVSHSAEFHFLCPNGQGLYYDEGFMYSRPAYQDIDECSLFADEICKKGRCQNTQPGYECYCQRGFYYDSNLLECIDVNECHDESLCRNGHCVNTEGSFYCNCKEPWTQDSDKKKCVLAEVADVNECDDPANCKNGLCVDTQGSYYCICSPPWTLAIDRNRCVTPEEQADVNECQDPSYCKNGRCENTPGSFHCFCDPPRTFSAALKQCVYDDRTAAHKDVCFQQVDEGLICSEPRSIMLVTYSECCCHYGRGWGPECNTCPPRHSEMFSHLCEMHLETESDGEQDILTAFAHYNPGDSSEEDSDECSCANGHCVRSYLGTMCECNQGFRLDHSHTRCIDIDECSEPGVRSNPCENARCVNTVGSYKCYCKHGFVPTRRPNKCVRRRMQ, from the exons TTGTGTGTCCCCTCACGTGCATGAACGGTGGCGTGTGCAACTCCAGGAAGCACTGCCAATGTCCCCCGGGCTTCACGGGCCGCCTATGCCAGTTTCCTCCACGGCTCACCCAGCGTGTAGAGGCGGCGCGGGGCAACAAGCAACCCGTCTATCCCATTTCCTTGAAGCCCAACGGCCAAAAGCTTCTGGAGCAAGCAAGTCTGGGACGAACCCAGTTGACTCAGTCACACTCAGTTTTCTCCATTCCTTTTGCCCAGCCGGGCTACCACTCCTCGGAAG TCCAGATAAACGTGCGCGTTCACCACGCATCAGACACGTCCGTGGTCATTCAGCCTCTCGACCAGGCGGAGAGCAAACCCCCTCAGAAGATTGGGCCACGCCTCCCGCCTACACGCCACAAGCCCAAGGGTCGTTGCTTCCAGGAGACCACACCCAAACAAGCT TGCAACAGCACCCCGCTTCCTGTTCTGACGAACCAAGAGGACTGCTGTGGAAGCGTGGGAAACTCCTGGGGTCAAAATAAGTGCTACCAGTGCCCCAAATTGCCAA atgCTTCTGTCAAGCAGACAATTGTAGAAGATTATGGATCAACCTGCCCACAAGGTTATAAAAGATTCAACAACACACACTGTCAAG ATATCAACGAGTGTTCCATGCAAGGTATCTGCGAGAATGGAGATTGTTTAAACACACTAGGGAGCTTCAAATGTTCATGCAAGGCTGGTTTTGTCCTGGAGCGGAATCGATGTGTCA CCGAGTTATCTCATTGCTTCCTGATGGCGTCCGATGACAGGGGTTGCGAGCATGCCCTTCCCACCCAACTCGCCAAAGATCGGTGCTGCTGCACAGTGGGCAAAGCTTGGGGGCGCAACTGCGAACGCTGTCCACGGGAAGGCACAG TTGCCTTCAGTGAGATCTGCCCAGCTGGCAAAGGCTATATCATAAGAGAGTTCACAGAAACGTTTCCCTTGGCCTTTCCCTTAATACCCATCCCTCACAAGCCTGAAGTGGAag AGACAACAACTGCTGTGCCGCAGGCCCCGACCAGCCAACACAGTCCTCGCGTACCTG TTGCCAAACCCACCCCTCCGACAATCATCCGAATGACCCCTGACAATGACCCTTTGGAAACCCAAACCAAAGTCTCAC ATGATAATGAATGTGAGTCCGAGCCTTGTGGTCAGGGCAGAGGCTTTTGCATCAATACAGAGGGTGGCTACAAATGTCACTGCCGCCAAGGCTATAAACACATGGTGCAGCATGGGAGGCTAAAGTGTGTCG ACATAAACGAATGTTCCAAACGGGACATTTGTGGTTCTGGAGGCCAGTGTGCTAACTTGCCCGGTTCTTACAAATGTGAATGTCATAGTGGCTACAAGAGCAGGTCACACCGTCACCCTGTTTgtgaag ATGTGAATGAGTGTTTCAGTCCggacaattgtccaaatgagcaATGCGTGAACACAATTGGCTCCTTTGAATGTGTTCCTTGCCTACCGGGTCACGAGTCACGTTCTGGCACCTGCTACG ATATAAACGAGTGTGAAAAACCTGGCATTTGTCCCAATGGCCGATGTGAAAACCTTCTTGGAACTTATCGTTGCCTTTGCAATGAGGGCTTCATCCCATCGATTGACAGCAAGGGCTGCACTG ATATTGATGAGTGTGAAGACGTCAGGCTGTGTGCGTATGGCCGCTGCATCAATACAGAAGGATCATTCCAGTGTCAGTGTTATTCCGGGTATCAGCGCACACAGGAAGGAAGCCACTGCGAAG ATATCAATGAGTGCGATAGGCCATCAAACTGTCAAAGAGGCCGCTGTATCAACAGTATGGGCTCGTACACCTGTGAGTGCCAGAAGGGATACACACTGGTGGGAGGCCGCCGTTGCCAAG ACATTGACGAATGCGCAACCGACTGGAGCCTTTGCCAGCCGTACGGCTCTTGCGAGAATAGACCGGGCTCATATGTGTGTGTCTGCCATCACGGCTACATCCTCTCAGAGGACAAACACAGCTGCGAGG CACCTCAAATGTTAGCAGATGAAAAGAAGGAGTGCTACCTGAACCTGGATGATACCGTGTTTTGTGACAGTGTCTTGGCCACCAACGTTACCAAGCAGGAGTGCTGCTGCTCCATCGGAGTTGGCTGGGGAGACCATTGTGAGATCTACCCATGTCCTGTTTCTCACTCAG CTGAATTCCACTTCCTGTGTCCAAACGGGCAAGGTCTCTACTACGATGAAGGATTCATGTATAGCCGTCCTGCCTAccagg ATATCGATGAGTGTTCTCTTTTTGCGGATGAAATTTGCAAAAAAGGCCGCTGTCAAAACACTCAGCCGGGATACGAGTGTTACTGTCAGCGGGGTTTCTACTACGACAGCAATCTTCTCGAGTGCATCG ATGTAAATGAATGTCACGACGAGTCTCTGTGCAGAAATGGTCATTGCGTCAACACCGAAGGCTCCTTTTACTGCAATTGTAAAGAACCGTGGACCCAAGATTCTGACAAAAAGAAATGTGTGCTTGCAGAAGTAGCAG ATGTAAACGAGTGTGATgacccagccaattgcaagaaTGGCCTCTGTGTGGACACTCAAGGGTCTTACTACTGCATTTGTTCCCCGCCATGGACCCTAGCTATTGACCGGAACCGGTGTGTGACTCCTGAAGAGCAAGCAG ATGTGAATGAGTGCCAGGATCCCTCGTACTGTAAGAATGGGAGGTGTGAGAACACGCCCGGCTCCTTTCACTGTTTTTGTGACCCTCCTCGCACCTTCAGTGCGGCGCTCAAACAGTGCGTCTATGACG atCGTACAGCAGCCCACAAAGACGTGTGTTTCCAGCAGGTGGATGAAGGTTTAATCTGCAGTGAGCCGAGAAGCATAATGTTGGTTACCTATTCCGAGTGCTGCTGTCACTACGGGCGCGGTTGGGGGCCCGAGTGCAACACTTGTCCGCCAAGGCATTCAG AGATGTTTAGCCATCTGTGTGAGATGCACCTGGAAACGGAGTCAGATGGGGAACAGGATATCCTGACAGCTTTCGCTCACTATAATCCAG gtgACAGTTCAGAGGAGGATTCGGACGAATGCAGTTGTGCAAATGGCCACTGTGTGCGCTCCTATCTGGGCACCATGTGTGAATGTAACCAAGGTTTTAGGTTGGACCACTCTCACACCCGCTGTATAG ATATCGATGAGTGTTCAGAACCAGGAGTTCGTAGCAATCCGTGCGAGAACGCCCGTTGTGTGAACACAGTGGGCTCATACAAGTGCTACTGCAAACACGGTTTTGTGCCCACTCGCAGGCCAAATAAATGTGTCCGCCGTAGAATGCAATAA
- the ltbp3 gene encoding latent-transforming growth factor beta-binding protein 3 isoform X1, with protein sequence MPSLICRLLLLWISVHRVARCTERSSTRERFKVVIAPVICKRICQQGQCHDRCEQGNNTTLIAENGQGADTLIGQGFRVVVCPLTCMNGGVCNSRKHCQCPPGFTGRLCQFPPRLTQRVEAARGNKQPVYPISLKPNGQKLLEQASLGRTQLTQSHSVFSIPFAQPGYHSSEVQINVRVHHASDTSVVIQPLDQAESKPPQKIGPRLPPTRHKPKGRCFQETTPKQACNSTPLPVLTNQEDCCGSVGNSWGQNKCYQCPKLPNASVKQTIVEDYGSTCPQGYKRFNNTHCQDINECSMQGICENGDCLNTLGSFKCSCKAGFVLERNRCVTELSHCFLMASDDRGCEHALPTQLAKDRCCCTVGKAWGRNCERCPREGTVAFSEICPAGKGYIIREFTETFPLAFPLIPIPHKPEVEETTTAVPQAPTSQHSPRVPVAKPTPPTIIRMTPDNDPLETQTKVSPETDECRLSRNICGHGECENSPNGRICHCYPGYRLNPQRNICEDDNECESEPCGQGRGFCINTEGGYKCHCRQGYKHMVQHGRLKCVDINECSKRDICGSGGQCANLPGSYKCECHSGYKSRSHRHPVCEDVNECFSPDNCPNEQCVNTIGSFECVPCLPGHESRSGTCYDINECEKPGICPNGRCENLLGTYRCLCNEGFIPSIDSKGCTDIDECEDVRLCAYGRCINTEGSFQCQCYSGYQRTQEGSHCEDINECDRPSNCQRGRCINSMGSYTCECQKGYTLVGGRRCQDIDECATDWSLCQPYGSCENRPGSYVCVCHHGYILSEDKHSCEAPQMLADEKKECYLNLDDTVFCDSVLATNVTKQECCCSIGVGWGDHCEIYPCPVSHSAEFHFLCPNGQGLYYDEGFMYSRPAYQDIDECSLFADEICKKGRCQNTQPGYECYCQRGFYYDSNLLECIDVNECHDESLCRNGHCVNTEGSFYCNCKEPWTQDSDKKKCVLAEVADVNECDDPANCKNGLCVDTQGSYYCICSPPWTLAIDRNRCVTPEEQADVNECQDPSYCKNGRCENTPGSFHCFCDPPRTFSAALKQCVYDDRTAAHKDVCFQQVDEGLICSEPRSIMLVTYSECCCHYGRGWGPECNTCPPRHSEMFSHLCEMHLETESDGEQDILTAFAHYNPGDSSEEDSDECSCANGHCVRSYLGTMCECNQGFRLDHSHTRCIDIDECSEPGVRSNPCENARCVNTVGSYKCYCKHGFVPTRRPNKCVRRRMQ encoded by the exons TTGTGTGTCCCCTCACGTGCATGAACGGTGGCGTGTGCAACTCCAGGAAGCACTGCCAATGTCCCCCGGGCTTCACGGGCCGCCTATGCCAGTTTCCTCCACGGCTCACCCAGCGTGTAGAGGCGGCGCGGGGCAACAAGCAACCCGTCTATCCCATTTCCTTGAAGCCCAACGGCCAAAAGCTTCTGGAGCAAGCAAGTCTGGGACGAACCCAGTTGACTCAGTCACACTCAGTTTTCTCCATTCCTTTTGCCCAGCCGGGCTACCACTCCTCGGAAG TCCAGATAAACGTGCGCGTTCACCACGCATCAGACACGTCCGTGGTCATTCAGCCTCTCGACCAGGCGGAGAGCAAACCCCCTCAGAAGATTGGGCCACGCCTCCCGCCTACACGCCACAAGCCCAAGGGTCGTTGCTTCCAGGAGACCACACCCAAACAAGCT TGCAACAGCACCCCGCTTCCTGTTCTGACGAACCAAGAGGACTGCTGTGGAAGCGTGGGAAACTCCTGGGGTCAAAATAAGTGCTACCAGTGCCCCAAATTGCCAA atgCTTCTGTCAAGCAGACAATTGTAGAAGATTATGGATCAACCTGCCCACAAGGTTATAAAAGATTCAACAACACACACTGTCAAG ATATCAACGAGTGTTCCATGCAAGGTATCTGCGAGAATGGAGATTGTTTAAACACACTAGGGAGCTTCAAATGTTCATGCAAGGCTGGTTTTGTCCTGGAGCGGAATCGATGTGTCA CCGAGTTATCTCATTGCTTCCTGATGGCGTCCGATGACAGGGGTTGCGAGCATGCCCTTCCCACCCAACTCGCCAAAGATCGGTGCTGCTGCACAGTGGGCAAAGCTTGGGGGCGCAACTGCGAACGCTGTCCACGGGAAGGCACAG TTGCCTTCAGTGAGATCTGCCCAGCTGGCAAAGGCTATATCATAAGAGAGTTCACAGAAACGTTTCCCTTGGCCTTTCCCTTAATACCCATCCCTCACAAGCCTGAAGTGGAag AGACAACAACTGCTGTGCCGCAGGCCCCGACCAGCCAACACAGTCCTCGCGTACCTG TTGCCAAACCCACCCCTCCGACAATCATCCGAATGACCCCTGACAATGACCCTTTGGAAACCCAAACCAAAGTCTCAC CAGAGACAGATGAATGTAGGCTAAGCAGGAACATTTGTGGTCACGGAGAATGTGAGAACAGCCCCAACGGCCGCATCTGTCACTGTTACCCCGGCTACCGTCTCAACCCGCAGAGGAACATCTGTGAGG ATGATAATGAATGTGAGTCCGAGCCTTGTGGTCAGGGCAGAGGCTTTTGCATCAATACAGAGGGTGGCTACAAATGTCACTGCCGCCAAGGCTATAAACACATGGTGCAGCATGGGAGGCTAAAGTGTGTCG ACATAAACGAATGTTCCAAACGGGACATTTGTGGTTCTGGAGGCCAGTGTGCTAACTTGCCCGGTTCTTACAAATGTGAATGTCATAGTGGCTACAAGAGCAGGTCACACCGTCACCCTGTTTgtgaag ATGTGAATGAGTGTTTCAGTCCggacaattgtccaaatgagcaATGCGTGAACACAATTGGCTCCTTTGAATGTGTTCCTTGCCTACCGGGTCACGAGTCACGTTCTGGCACCTGCTACG ATATAAACGAGTGTGAAAAACCTGGCATTTGTCCCAATGGCCGATGTGAAAACCTTCTTGGAACTTATCGTTGCCTTTGCAATGAGGGCTTCATCCCATCGATTGACAGCAAGGGCTGCACTG ATATTGATGAGTGTGAAGACGTCAGGCTGTGTGCGTATGGCCGCTGCATCAATACAGAAGGATCATTCCAGTGTCAGTGTTATTCCGGGTATCAGCGCACACAGGAAGGAAGCCACTGCGAAG ATATCAATGAGTGCGATAGGCCATCAAACTGTCAAAGAGGCCGCTGTATCAACAGTATGGGCTCGTACACCTGTGAGTGCCAGAAGGGATACACACTGGTGGGAGGCCGCCGTTGCCAAG ACATTGACGAATGCGCAACCGACTGGAGCCTTTGCCAGCCGTACGGCTCTTGCGAGAATAGACCGGGCTCATATGTGTGTGTCTGCCATCACGGCTACATCCTCTCAGAGGACAAACACAGCTGCGAGG CACCTCAAATGTTAGCAGATGAAAAGAAGGAGTGCTACCTGAACCTGGATGATACCGTGTTTTGTGACAGTGTCTTGGCCACCAACGTTACCAAGCAGGAGTGCTGCTGCTCCATCGGAGTTGGCTGGGGAGACCATTGTGAGATCTACCCATGTCCTGTTTCTCACTCAG CTGAATTCCACTTCCTGTGTCCAAACGGGCAAGGTCTCTACTACGATGAAGGATTCATGTATAGCCGTCCTGCCTAccagg ATATCGATGAGTGTTCTCTTTTTGCGGATGAAATTTGCAAAAAAGGCCGCTGTCAAAACACTCAGCCGGGATACGAGTGTTACTGTCAGCGGGGTTTCTACTACGACAGCAATCTTCTCGAGTGCATCG ATGTAAATGAATGTCACGACGAGTCTCTGTGCAGAAATGGTCATTGCGTCAACACCGAAGGCTCCTTTTACTGCAATTGTAAAGAACCGTGGACCCAAGATTCTGACAAAAAGAAATGTGTGCTTGCAGAAGTAGCAG ATGTAAACGAGTGTGATgacccagccaattgcaagaaTGGCCTCTGTGTGGACACTCAAGGGTCTTACTACTGCATTTGTTCCCCGCCATGGACCCTAGCTATTGACCGGAACCGGTGTGTGACTCCTGAAGAGCAAGCAG ATGTGAATGAGTGCCAGGATCCCTCGTACTGTAAGAATGGGAGGTGTGAGAACACGCCCGGCTCCTTTCACTGTTTTTGTGACCCTCCTCGCACCTTCAGTGCGGCGCTCAAACAGTGCGTCTATGACG atCGTACAGCAGCCCACAAAGACGTGTGTTTCCAGCAGGTGGATGAAGGTTTAATCTGCAGTGAGCCGAGAAGCATAATGTTGGTTACCTATTCCGAGTGCTGCTGTCACTACGGGCGCGGTTGGGGGCCCGAGTGCAACACTTGTCCGCCAAGGCATTCAG AGATGTTTAGCCATCTGTGTGAGATGCACCTGGAAACGGAGTCAGATGGGGAACAGGATATCCTGACAGCTTTCGCTCACTATAATCCAG gtgACAGTTCAGAGGAGGATTCGGACGAATGCAGTTGTGCAAATGGCCACTGTGTGCGCTCCTATCTGGGCACCATGTGTGAATGTAACCAAGGTTTTAGGTTGGACCACTCTCACACCCGCTGTATAG ATATCGATGAGTGTTCAGAACCAGGAGTTCGTAGCAATCCGTGCGAGAACGCCCGTTGTGTGAACACAGTGGGCTCATACAAGTGCTACTGCAAACACGGTTTTGTGCCCACTCGCAGGCCAAATAAATGTGTCCGCCGTAGAATGCAATAA